The Cyanobacteriota bacterium genome window below encodes:
- a CDS encoding acetamidase/formamidase family protein, with amino-acid sequence MANHSLKATLDTVHVGGFSPDLLPVLTVQSGDRIHVETYTGFYLAQDAPPEFVTPELLAICRHLPSEKIVGPGPHLLTGPIWVDQAEPGDVLEIRLESITPRLSMGFNAIRRGWGALPNTFTEPALRFIPLDLHRGVAEFPPGKDIYIPLRPFFGILAVAPTTVHSSVPPGNFGGNLDNRQLQAGARLFLPVQVPGALFSIGDGHAAQGDGEVDVTAIEVSMNGSIQLILHKDLSVQSPIAETPTDWIVMGYGTTLDTAFEDALQKMIDWLSQRVPLSPEEAYVLCSLAVNFHVTQVVNSPQKGIHALLPKSILPSHLVML; translated from the coding sequence ATGGCAAACCACAGTCTCAAAGCCACTCTGGATACTGTGCATGTAGGGGGGTTTTCTCCTGACCTGCTGCCAGTGTTAACTGTGCAATCGGGCGATCGTATCCACGTCGAGACCTATACAGGCTTCTATCTTGCCCAGGATGCGCCGCCAGAATTTGTCACCCCTGAACTGCTAGCTATTTGTCGTCACTTACCTTCAGAAAAAATCGTGGGGCCTGGTCCCCATTTGCTCACTGGGCCGATTTGGGTTGACCAAGCCGAGCCTGGAGATGTACTGGAGATTCGTCTGGAATCTATTACTCCCCGGTTATCAATGGGGTTTAATGCCATTCGGCGGGGATGGGGAGCCTTGCCCAACACATTTACTGAGCCAGCCTTACGATTTATTCCCTTAGATTTACACCGGGGTGTGGCTGAGTTTCCACCTGGTAAAGACATTTACATACCATTGCGTCCCTTTTTTGGCATTTTGGCAGTAGCACCAACAACCGTACATTCATCCGTACCACCAGGCAACTTTGGGGGCAATCTTGATAATCGACAGTTGCAGGCGGGAGCACGCCTGTTTTTGCCAGTACAAGTGCCGGGGGCACTGTTTTCTATTGGGGACGGTCATGCTGCTCAAGGAGACGGGGAAGTGGATGTGACGGCGATCGAAGTGTCGATGAATGGATCCATTCAACTGATTCTTCACAAAGACCTGTCGGTTCAGTCCCCCATAGCCGAAACTCCAACAGATTGGATTGTCATGGGCTACGGCACTACGCTAGATACAGCCTTTGAAGATGCATTGCAAAAGATGATTGATTGGCTTAGCCAACGAGTACCATTGTCTCCAGAGGAAGCCTATGTACTGTGCAGTCTAGCTGTGAATTTTCACGTCACCCAAGTGGTGAACAGTCCCCAAAAGGGAATCCATGCTCTGTTGCCAAAATCCATTTTGCCTAGCCATCTGGTTATGCTATAG